The proteins below are encoded in one region of Micromonospora pisi:
- a CDS encoding glycoside hydrolase family 9 protein, translating into MTRPRRHRRAVALLAVAAVAVSLIGPAPSPAQAAPTEHIVNGTFDSGTAPWWATDNLSLAVVDGRLCAEVPGGLANPWDASLGHNGIPLTDGAGYALTLRASTSAEVTVKANVQLNEAPYTTVLARDLSLTPTTQNLSYEFTGTLDATDGTLTFQLGGSAQPYTFCLDDVSLTSDGSTEPPDDPAGPEQLANGDFANGTDGWYSYGTTSTGVQDGRLCSVVPGGLANPWDGGVGQNDVPLIAGSTYTLAFDASATPGATVRAAVQLGAEPYTSFFVADVPLGADPQRITRTFTATADTELGQVAFQVGGNTTGYTFCLDNVSLRGGEEEPPYVPDTGPRVRVNQIGYLPGGPKNATIVSPATDPLPWQLKSATGAVVAQGLATPRGTDAASGQRVQSVDFTGYRTVGTGYTLVADGETSHPFDISGAIYQQLRSDSLQFFYIQRSGIAIDGALVGEEYARPAGHLGVAPNQGDTDVPCQPGVCDYRLDARGGWYDAGDHGKYVVNGGIATYQLLNAFERTKTAPTAGLGAGLGDNTLRVPERGNSVPDILDEARWELEFLLRMQVPAGKPKAGMAHHKLHDQNWTGLPLAPEDDPQLRELHPPSTAATLNLAATAAQCARLYAPYDPAFATRCGTAARTAYAAAKANPAVHASPTDGNGGGAYSDGDVSDEFYWAAAELYLSTGAAAYLADLTASPHHTGNVFDPNGFGWGSTAALGRLDLATVPSGLPPQERDRIRASVVSAADGYLTTLAGQAYGLPMPGGPGSYFWGANSNIINNAVVLATAYDLTRNARYRDGAVQGMDYIFGRNALNQSYVTGWGEQASRNQHSRIFGNQYDPSSPNPPAGSIAGGANASLDDPFAANLLAGCAPMFCYVDDIASYATNEVAINWNSALAWIASFLADQGAATAPPASNCRVGYVNYGAWQGGGGFTAQVTITNTGTTAINGWTAGFAFTGDQRLREAWMTRATQSGATVTARNETYNGRIAPGGSATFGLNATTPTGGANPTPGLFTVNGVACT; encoded by the coding sequence GTGACCCGACCCCGACGCCACCGGCGGGCCGTCGCACTCCTCGCCGTGGCCGCCGTCGCCGTCAGCCTCATCGGACCGGCGCCGAGCCCCGCACAGGCCGCGCCCACCGAACACATCGTCAACGGCACCTTCGACAGCGGCACCGCCCCCTGGTGGGCCACGGACAACCTCAGTCTCGCCGTGGTCGACGGCCGGCTCTGCGCCGAGGTTCCCGGCGGGCTGGCCAACCCCTGGGACGCCAGCCTCGGACACAACGGCATCCCGCTGACCGACGGCGCCGGTTACGCGCTCACGCTGCGCGCCTCGACCAGCGCCGAGGTCACCGTGAAGGCCAACGTGCAGCTCAACGAGGCGCCGTACACCACGGTGCTGGCCCGGGACCTGTCGCTCACCCCGACCACCCAGAACCTCTCCTACGAGTTCACCGGCACCCTCGACGCCACCGACGGCACCCTCACCTTCCAACTCGGCGGCAGCGCCCAGCCGTACACCTTCTGTCTCGACGACGTGTCGCTGACCAGCGACGGCTCCACCGAACCGCCGGACGACCCGGCCGGACCGGAGCAACTCGCCAACGGCGACTTCGCCAACGGCACCGACGGCTGGTACTCGTACGGCACCACCAGCACAGGGGTACAGGACGGACGGCTCTGCTCGGTCGTACCCGGCGGGCTCGCCAACCCATGGGACGGCGGAGTGGGGCAGAACGACGTGCCACTGATCGCCGGGTCCACGTACACCCTCGCCTTCGATGCCTCCGCCACGCCCGGCGCGACGGTCCGCGCGGCGGTGCAGCTCGGCGCGGAACCGTACACCTCGTTCTTCGTGGCGGACGTGCCACTCGGCGCGGACCCGCAGCGAATCACCCGGACCTTCACCGCCACCGCCGACACCGAGCTGGGCCAGGTCGCCTTCCAGGTCGGCGGCAACACCACCGGTTACACCTTCTGCCTGGACAACGTCTCCCTGCGCGGCGGCGAGGAGGAGCCGCCGTACGTGCCGGACACCGGCCCCCGGGTACGGGTGAACCAGATCGGCTACCTGCCCGGCGGCCCGAAGAACGCCACCATCGTCAGTCCGGCGACTGACCCGCTGCCCTGGCAGCTCAAGTCCGCCACCGGCGCGGTGGTCGCCCAGGGGCTCGCCACCCCGCGCGGGACCGACGCCGCCTCCGGGCAGCGGGTGCAGAGTGTCGACTTCACCGGCTACCGGACCGTCGGCACCGGCTACACGCTGGTGGCGGACGGCGAAACCAGCCACCCGTTCGACATCTCCGGTGCCATCTACCAGCAGCTCCGCTCCGACTCGCTCCAGTTCTTCTACATCCAGCGCAGCGGCATCGCCATCGACGGCGCCCTGGTCGGCGAGGAGTACGCCCGCCCCGCCGGTCACCTCGGTGTGGCGCCGAACCAGGGCGACACCGACGTGCCCTGCCAGCCCGGTGTCTGTGACTACCGGCTGGACGCCCGGGGCGGCTGGTACGACGCGGGCGACCACGGCAAGTACGTGGTCAACGGCGGCATCGCCACCTACCAGCTCCTGAACGCCTTCGAGCGGACCAAGACCGCACCCACCGCCGGCCTCGGCGCCGGACTCGGCGACAACACCCTGCGGGTGCCCGAACGCGGCAACAGCGTGCCCGACATCCTCGACGAGGCCCGCTGGGAGCTGGAGTTCCTGCTCCGCATGCAGGTGCCGGCGGGCAAACCGAAGGCCGGCATGGCCCACCACAAGCTGCACGACCAGAACTGGACCGGGCTGCCGCTCGCCCCCGAGGACGACCCGCAGTTGCGGGAACTGCACCCGCCGTCGACCGCCGCGACGCTCAACCTGGCCGCGACCGCCGCCCAGTGCGCCCGGCTCTACGCGCCGTACGACCCGGCGTTCGCCACCCGGTGCGGCACCGCCGCCCGGACCGCGTACGCGGCGGCGAAGGCCAACCCCGCCGTCCACGCCAGCCCGACGGACGGCAACGGCGGTGGGGCGTACAGCGACGGCGACGTCAGCGACGAGTTCTACTGGGCCGCGGCCGAGCTGTACCTGAGCACCGGCGCGGCGGCCTACCTGGCCGACCTGACCGCCTCACCGCACCACACCGGCAACGTCTTCGACCCGAACGGTTTCGGTTGGGGCAGCACGGCGGCGCTCGGCCGGCTCGACCTGGCGACCGTACCGAGTGGGCTGCCGCCGCAGGAGCGGGACCGGATCCGGGCCTCGGTGGTCAGCGCCGCCGACGGTTACCTCACCACCCTCGCCGGCCAGGCGTACGGGCTGCCGATGCCGGGCGGGCCGGGCAGCTACTTCTGGGGCGCCAACAGCAACATCATCAACAACGCGGTGGTGCTCGCCACGGCGTACGACCTGACCCGGAACGCCCGTTACCGTGACGGCGCGGTGCAGGGGATGGACTACATCTTCGGCCGCAACGCGCTGAACCAGTCGTACGTGACCGGCTGGGGCGAGCAGGCGTCCCGCAACCAGCACAGCCGGATCTTCGGCAACCAGTACGACCCGTCCTCGCCGAATCCGCCGGCCGGCTCGATCGCCGGTGGCGCGAACGCCAGTCTGGACGATCCGTTCGCGGCGAACCTGCTCGCCGGTTGTGCCCCGATGTTCTGCTACGTCGACGACATCGCCTCGTACGCGACCAACGAGGTGGCGATCAACTGGAACTCGGCGCTCGCCTGGATCGCCTCGTTCCTCGCCGACCAGGGCGCCGCCACCGCGCCCCCGGCGTCGAACTGCCGGGTCGGTTACGTCAACTACGGCGCCTGGCAGGGCGGGGGTGGTTTCACCGCGCAGGTGACCATCACCAACACCGGCACCACCGCGATCAACGGTTGGACGGCGGGTTTCGCCTTCACCGGTGACCAGCGGCTGCGGGAGGCGTGGATGACCCGGGCGACGCAGTCCGGCGCAACGGTCACGGCCCGGAACGAGACCTACAACGGACGGATCGCCCCCGGCGGCAGCGCCACCTTCGGCCTGAACGCCACCACGCCCACCGGCGGTGCCAACCCGACTCCCGGCCTGTTCACGGTCAACGGGGTGGCCTGCACCTAG
- a CDS encoding transporter substrate-binding domain-containing protein, whose amino-acid sequence MTEADAGARRASVARGARLVAVLLSIVVAVAAIIVTVVLTGPPSEQDLLRDAGVIGKRQLLIGVKDDQPGIALLDRDTGTFSGFDIDIAWMIAADLGFRRDDVRFLAIESEDRAKMQARTDEGQFVTVDLVIASYSITDEREQLTGVSFSAPYLTTEQSVITRRDYAGPVDTLVDLRGKRVCSLSTATSESPAARAGVELISKKRISECVDALLKGDVEAVTTDAAILAGFVAQHPEQLSHHDIGLDPSEKYGVNTGDNEALRDLVNLSLYDSLNDPQDHRWEDAYDKHLRPEQPVNLPQQVAVDRQPTVEKVEVRRWPWETAAIGARAVPANRP is encoded by the coding sequence GTGACCGAGGCGGATGCGGGTGCCCGGCGCGCGTCGGTGGCCCGTGGGGCACGGCTGGTGGCCGTGCTCCTGAGCATCGTGGTGGCCGTGGCCGCGATCATCGTCACCGTGGTGCTCACCGGTCCGCCGTCGGAGCAGGACCTGCTCCGCGACGCGGGTGTGATCGGCAAGCGGCAACTGCTGATCGGCGTCAAGGACGACCAGCCGGGCATAGCCCTGCTCGACCGGGACACCGGCACCTTCTCCGGTTTCGACATCGACATCGCCTGGATGATCGCCGCCGACCTCGGCTTCCGACGCGACGACGTACGGTTCCTCGCCATCGAGAGCGAGGACCGGGCCAAGATGCAGGCGCGTACGGACGAGGGACAGTTCGTCACCGTCGACCTGGTGATCGCCTCGTACAGCATCACCGACGAACGGGAACAGCTCACCGGGGTGAGCTTCTCCGCGCCGTACCTGACCACCGAGCAGTCGGTCATCACCCGCCGGGACTACGCCGGGCCGGTCGACACCCTGGTCGATCTCCGGGGCAAGCGGGTGTGCAGCCTCTCCACCGCCACCTCCGAGTCGCCCGCCGCCCGCGCCGGAGTCGAGCTGATCAGCAAGAAACGGATCAGTGAATGCGTCGACGCGCTGCTCAAGGGGGACGTGGAGGCGGTCACCACGGACGCGGCCATCCTGGCCGGCTTTGTCGCCCAGCATCCGGAGCAGCTCTCGCACCATGACATCGGGCTGGACCCGTCCGAGAAGTACGGCGTCAACACCGGCGACAACGAGGCCCTGCGGGACCTGGTGAACCTGTCGCTGTACGACTCGCTCAACGATCCGCAGGATCACCGCTGGGAGGACGCGTACGACAAGCACCTGCGTCCGGAGCAGCCGGTCAACCTGCCCCAACAGGTCGCGGTCGACCGGCAGCCGACGGTGGAGAAGGTGGAGGTACGGCGGTGGCCCTGGGAGACGGCGGCGATCGGCGCGCGGGCGGTACCGGCGAACCGGCCGTAG
- a CDS encoding GOLPH3/VPS74 family protein, translated as MLLADEFFLIAHDDAKGRPRLHASATGLGLAAGLLGELLLARRIVIGGGTVTVVDRRPPDDALSHTVLDQLVGEPEHRSIRTWLMFFGNSAVDSVGERLARAGTVRREETRRMLRTTVTYRPVDINAAAWPVTRLRASLGRAEPPSTADVLLLALLTATNLLREVLWGTDPGVQQRLNQLIDGLPPPLSELARHTEAAVGAAILAGRP; from the coding sequence GTGCTACTCGCGGACGAGTTCTTCCTGATCGCGCACGACGACGCCAAGGGCAGGCCCCGGCTGCACGCGTCCGCGACCGGACTGGGGCTCGCCGCCGGGCTCCTCGGCGAGCTGCTGCTGGCCCGCCGAATCGTGATCGGCGGGGGCACGGTGACCGTGGTCGACCGGCGACCACCGGACGACGCCCTGTCGCACACCGTGCTGGACCAGTTGGTGGGGGAGCCGGAGCACCGGTCCATCCGTACCTGGCTGATGTTCTTCGGCAACAGCGCGGTCGACTCGGTCGGCGAACGGCTCGCCCGAGCCGGCACCGTACGCCGGGAGGAAACCCGACGCATGTTGCGCACCACGGTCACCTACCGCCCGGTGGACATTAACGCGGCGGCCTGGCCGGTCACCCGGTTGCGGGCGTCGCTCGGCCGGGCCGAACCCCCGTCGACGGCGGACGTGCTGCTGCTCGCCCTGCTCACCGCGACAAACCTGCTGCGTGAGGTGCTCTGGGGCACCGATCCCGGAGTGCAGCAGCGGCTCAACCAACTGATAGACGGGCTGCCGCCGCCGCTGAGCGAGTTGGCCCGGCATACCGAGGCGGCCGTCGGTGCCGCCATCCTCGCTGGCCGCCCCTAA
- a CDS encoding DUF397 domain-containing protein: MTGLDLTQATWRTSRRSSGNGNCVEVAILDGAVAVRDTKDRPGPVLVFGTAGWNAFVTGAGEGSFTPSD; the protein is encoded by the coding sequence ATGACGGGACTCGACCTGACTCAGGCCACGTGGCGTACCAGCCGCCGCAGCAGCGGCAACGGCAACTGTGTCGAGGTGGCCATCCTCGACGGCGCGGTGGCGGTGCGGGACACCAAGGACCGCCCGGGTCCGGTGCTGGTGTTCGGCACCGCCGGGTGGAACGCATTCGTCACCGGGGCCGGGGAAGGCTCGTTCACCCCGTCGGACTGA
- a CDS encoding PP2C family protein-serine/threonine phosphatase, which translates to MTLKLRAAAVTDRGLIRSGNQDSVHTGSWLVAVADGMGGMAAGDLASRIAIETIAPLDQPTPDEDLVAVLRDALAEASARIRAAVEAEPTRQGMGTTLTALLFSAAGTGLALAHIGDSRAYLLRDGMFTQVTRDDTFVQLLVDQGVIDAEQARSHPRRAVVTQALQGEPANPAYATATPVAGDRWLLCSDGLSNVVRSDSLAEALHSYPDRDACAKRLVDLALRAGGPDNITVVVADVVDEDDR; encoded by the coding sequence ATGACCCTCAAGCTGCGTGCCGCGGCGGTGACCGATCGTGGCCTGATCCGGAGCGGAAACCAAGATTCCGTGCACACCGGTTCCTGGCTCGTCGCCGTCGCCGACGGCATGGGCGGCATGGCCGCTGGGGACCTGGCCAGCCGCATCGCGATCGAGACGATCGCCCCGCTCGACCAGCCGACCCCGGACGAGGACCTGGTGGCGGTGCTGCGTGACGCGCTCGCCGAGGCAAGTGCCCGGATCCGTGCCGCGGTCGAGGCCGAGCCGACCCGGCAGGGCATGGGCACCACCCTCACCGCCCTGCTCTTCTCCGCCGCCGGCACCGGCCTCGCCCTGGCCCACATCGGCGACTCCCGGGCCTACCTGCTCCGCGACGGCATGTTCACCCAGGTCACCCGTGACGACACCTTCGTACAGCTACTGGTCGACCAGGGCGTGATCGACGCCGAGCAGGCACGTAGTCACCCCCGGCGGGCAGTGGTCACCCAGGCCCTCCAGGGCGAACCGGCGAATCCGGCGTACGCCACCGCCACTCCGGTGGCGGGGGACCGGTGGCTGCTCTGCTCCGACGGGCTCTCCAACGTCGTCCGCTCCGACTCGCTGGCCGAGGCGCTCCACTCCTACCCGGACCGCGACGCCTGCGCCAAGCGACTGGTCGACCTGGCCCTGCGGGCCGGTGGGCCGGACAACATCACCGTCGTGGTGGCCGACGTCGTCGACGAAGACGACCGCTGA
- a CDS encoding carbohydrate ABC transporter permease, protein MTAPTVTSRKPPDAVSAGSSPKPAASGRGRNPREAVLALLFLVPGLAGLGVFVIFPLFQAVYLSTRGNDILGNPTRSVGLAHFAELFTPTFGGLLGQTFVFVLLVVVPGVLLPLAIAAPLTQRLPGMKIFRTAFALPFAYSASAASVVWLIMLNPGISPVNWALGLVGIPAPDWTTDPTWAMITVAGVTVWMVSGFNLLVISAGLAGVDEEILEAARIDGAGGLRQFFSIVLPMTSPSLFFAVVTTTLSALQALGQVQIITDGGPNGQTRTLVYSIFDNAFHNNNSNFGLASAQGLVLLVVGVLIATVQFGVLERRVHYR, encoded by the coding sequence GTGACCGCACCAACCGTGACCAGCAGGAAACCGCCAGACGCGGTGTCGGCTGGCAGCTCCCCCAAGCCCGCCGCGAGCGGCCGGGGCCGCAACCCCCGCGAGGCGGTACTCGCCCTGCTCTTCCTGGTTCCCGGCCTGGCCGGACTCGGGGTCTTCGTGATCTTCCCGCTGTTCCAGGCGGTGTACCTCTCCACCCGGGGCAACGACATCCTCGGCAACCCGACCCGGTCGGTCGGCTTGGCACACTTCGCCGAACTCTTCACTCCGACGTTCGGCGGTCTGCTCGGGCAGACCTTCGTCTTCGTGCTGCTGGTGGTGGTACCGGGCGTGCTGCTGCCACTGGCGATCGCGGCACCGCTGACCCAGCGACTGCCCGGTATGAAGATCTTCCGCACCGCCTTCGCGCTTCCCTTCGCCTACTCCGCGTCGGCCGCCAGCGTGGTCTGGCTGATCATGCTCAACCCCGGCATCTCCCCGGTGAACTGGGCACTCGGCCTGGTCGGCATCCCGGCGCCGGACTGGACCACCGACCCCACCTGGGCCATGATCACGGTCGCCGGGGTGACGGTCTGGATGGTCTCCGGCTTCAACCTGCTGGTGATCAGCGCCGGACTGGCCGGGGTGGACGAGGAGATCCTGGAGGCGGCCCGGATCGACGGGGCGGGCGGGCTGCGGCAGTTCTTCAGCATCGTGCTGCCGATGACCTCACCGAGCCTCTTCTTCGCCGTCGTGACGACCACCCTGAGCGCACTCCAGGCGCTCGGCCAGGTGCAGATCATCACCGACGGCGGCCCGAACGGGCAGACCCGGACGCTGGTCTATTCGATCTTCGACAACGCGTTCCACAACAACAACAGCAACTTCGGGCTGGCCAGCGCGCAGGGCCTGGTCCTGCTGGTGGTGGGCGTACTGATCGCCACCGTCCAGTTCGGTGTCCTGGAGAGGCGGGTGCATTACCGGTGA
- a CDS encoding helix-turn-helix domain-containing protein — translation MTASPTVRRRRIARELRQLRERGGMTLDQAARQLDMSKSNLSRIENAQIGIKPRDVRAALALYQVTGEAAEALIEIARGAQQRGWWQSYSDVLPDWFEFYVGLEAEAASLRTYEAESVPGLLQTEEYARAIYLLTAGDAGVDRKVDARLKRQEVLHRDPPVGLSVVLNEAVLLRPVGGATVMGHQLAHMVNLSELPNVTIQVLPFSAGGHPAMTTPYVILGFAEAADASVVYLENLTMGLALEEADHVLGYTLLHEKLCRMALTPAESKTRIREASRNYL, via the coding sequence GTGACCGCCAGCCCAACCGTCCGCCGTCGCCGTATCGCCCGGGAACTCCGTCAACTGCGCGAGCGGGGCGGGATGACCCTCGACCAGGCCGCACGCCAACTGGACATGTCCAAGAGCAACCTGTCCCGGATCGAAAACGCGCAGATCGGCATCAAGCCCCGGGACGTACGCGCCGCCCTGGCGCTCTACCAGGTGACCGGCGAGGCGGCCGAGGCGCTGATCGAGATCGCCCGGGGCGCGCAGCAGCGCGGTTGGTGGCAGAGCTACAGCGACGTGCTGCCGGACTGGTTCGAGTTCTACGTCGGGCTGGAGGCCGAGGCGGCCTCGCTGCGGACGTACGAGGCCGAGTCCGTACCGGGACTGCTCCAGACCGAGGAGTACGCCCGCGCCATCTACCTGCTCACCGCCGGCGATGCCGGAGTGGACCGCAAGGTCGACGCTCGGCTGAAACGTCAGGAGGTACTGCACCGCGACCCGCCGGTCGGACTGTCGGTGGTTCTCAACGAGGCGGTGCTGCTCCGGCCGGTCGGTGGGGCGACGGTGATGGGCCACCAACTGGCCCACATGGTCAATCTCAGCGAGTTACCGAACGTAACGATTCAGGTACTTCCCTTCTCCGCTGGCGGGCACCCGGCGATGACCACCCCGTACGTCATCCTCGGCTTCGCCGAGGCCGCCGACGCATCCGTGGTTTACCTGGAAAACCTCACGATGGGGCTGGCTCTGGAGGAAGCCGATCATGTGCTCGGGTATACCCTTCTGCACGAGAAGCTGTGCCGGATGGCGCTCACTCCGGCGGAGTCGAAGACCCGGATCCGGGAGGCTTCTCGTAACTATCTGTGA
- the hrpB gene encoding ATP-dependent helicase HrpB: MLPEAATFDLPVRHVLPALLAALHDDGAAVLVAPPGTGKTTLVPLALAETLEGRIVVAQPRRIAARAAARRMASLLGEKVGATVGFAVRGERRVGPRTRIEVVTTGLLVQRLQRDPELAGVSAVLLDEAHERHLDSDLALAFAVEVRATLRPELWLLAMSATAEAERLAAVLGTAGTRPAPVIEASSALHPVEVVWAPPTRPVDPPHGLRVDPRLLDHVAATVRRALHEADGDVLVFLPGAGEIAGVTSRLSGSRGEVDLLPLHGRQSGADQDAALRPGARRRVVLATTVAETSLTVPGVRVVVDAGLSRVARTDLARGLGALVTVPVSRAAATQRAGRAGREAPGRVYRCWLEATHERLPAQPEPEIATADLTAFALQLACWGQPDGAGLTLPDPPPAAAMQVARTTLAALGAVDGDGRVTGRGRVIASVGAHPRLARALLDGTDLLGAQRAAEVVALLSEDSVVGRDDDLAAVWRRLRGGTDPAVTARWRAEVKRLRDAATADGNGTAGTGGSGGDGGRLTDDLAAGLLVGLAYPERLARVRQRSGTTYLMAGGTAADLAAGSPLTGSRWLAVAVADRAPGRRGAQIRLAAVIDEATAREAGAPTLRHDREVVWSGDDVLARDVERLGALVLTERPLLQPDQEQLTAALLDGLRKVGLDLLNWTAEAESTRLRLAFCRHAFGDEWPLVDDASLLAAAPQWLAPELAGARRRADLHRVNVASALRRLVPRAQAARLDELAPERLAVPSGSRIRVDYTDPGAPALAVKLQEIFGWPDVPRLADGRVPVRLQLLSPAGRPVAVTSDLTSFWQTGYLRVRSELRGRYPRHPWPDDPRTAKPSGRVKPPRS; the protein is encoded by the coding sequence GTGCTACCCGAGGCCGCCACATTCGACCTGCCCGTCCGCCATGTGCTGCCGGCGCTGCTCGCCGCGCTCCACGACGACGGTGCGGCGGTGCTGGTCGCACCGCCGGGTACGGGCAAGACCACCCTGGTCCCACTGGCCCTGGCCGAGACCCTCGAGGGCCGGATCGTGGTCGCCCAGCCGCGTCGGATCGCCGCCCGGGCGGCCGCACGACGGATGGCCTCGCTCCTCGGGGAGAAGGTCGGTGCGACGGTCGGCTTCGCCGTACGCGGTGAGCGGAGGGTCGGCCCACGAACCCGGATCGAGGTGGTCACCACCGGGCTGCTGGTGCAGCGACTCCAGCGTGACCCGGAGCTGGCCGGGGTCAGTGCGGTCCTGCTCGACGAGGCGCACGAGCGCCATCTCGACTCCGATCTCGCGCTCGCCTTCGCGGTCGAGGTACGCGCCACCCTCCGCCCCGAACTGTGGCTGCTGGCGATGTCGGCGACCGCCGAGGCGGAGCGGTTGGCCGCCGTACTCGGCACCGCCGGCACCCGCCCGGCGCCGGTGATCGAGGCGTCGTCCGCGTTGCACCCGGTCGAGGTGGTCTGGGCGCCGCCGACCCGGCCGGTGGACCCGCCGCACGGGCTGCGGGTCGACCCGCGCCTGCTGGACCACGTGGCGGCGACCGTACGCCGGGCGCTGCACGAGGCCGACGGCGACGTGCTGGTCTTCCTGCCCGGTGCGGGGGAGATCGCCGGTGTGACCAGCCGGCTCTCCGGGTCACGTGGTGAGGTCGACCTGCTGCCGTTGCACGGCCGCCAGTCGGGCGCGGACCAGGATGCGGCGTTGCGCCCGGGAGCCCGGCGCCGGGTGGTGCTCGCCACCACCGTCGCGGAAACCAGCCTGACCGTGCCGGGCGTACGGGTGGTGGTCGACGCCGGGCTGAGCCGGGTGGCCCGCACCGACCTGGCCCGGGGCCTCGGTGCCCTGGTCACCGTCCCGGTCTCACGGGCGGCGGCCACCCAGCGGGCCGGCCGGGCCGGCCGCGAGGCACCTGGCCGGGTCTACCGGTGCTGGCTGGAGGCGACCCACGAGCGGTTGCCGGCGCAACCGGAACCGGAGATAGCCACCGCCGACCTGACCGCGTTCGCCCTGCAACTGGCGTGCTGGGGGCAGCCGGACGGGGCCGGGCTCACCTTGCCCGATCCCCCGCCGGCCGCCGCCATGCAGGTCGCCCGCACCACCCTCGCCGCGCTCGGCGCGGTGGACGGGGACGGGCGGGTCACCGGGCGGGGACGGGTGATCGCCTCGGTGGGCGCCCATCCGCGCCTGGCCCGCGCGCTGCTGGACGGGACCGACCTCCTCGGCGCGCAGCGGGCCGCCGAGGTGGTGGCGCTGCTGTCCGAGGACTCCGTGGTGGGGCGCGACGACGATCTGGCCGCGGTCTGGCGGCGGCTGCGCGGGGGTACGGACCCGGCCGTCACCGCCCGGTGGCGGGCCGAGGTGAAGCGGCTCCGCGACGCGGCCACCGCGGACGGAAACGGCACCGCCGGCACCGGCGGGTCGGGAGGCGACGGGGGTCGGCTCACCGACGACCTCGCCGCCGGGCTGCTGGTCGGACTCGCCTACCCGGAACGGCTGGCCCGGGTACGGCAACGGAGCGGCACCACGTACCTGATGGCGGGCGGGACCGCGGCGGACCTGGCGGCCGGCTCGCCGCTGACCGGCTCGCGCTGGCTCGCGGTGGCGGTCGCGGACCGCGCCCCGGGCCGGCGCGGCGCGCAGATCCGCCTCGCCGCGGTGATCGACGAGGCGACCGCCCGGGAGGCGGGTGCGCCGACGCTGCGGCACGACCGGGAGGTGGTGTGGTCCGGTGACGACGTGCTCGCCCGGGACGTGGAGCGGCTCGGCGCGCTGGTCCTGACCGAACGTCCGTTGCTGCAACCGGATCAGGAGCAGCTCACCGCCGCCCTGCTCGACGGTCTGCGCAAGGTCGGGCTCGACCTGCTCAACTGGACCGCTGAGGCGGAGTCGACCCGGTTGCGGCTGGCCTTCTGCCGGCACGCGTTCGGCGACGAGTGGCCGCTGGTGGACGACGCGTCGCTGCTGGCCGCCGCCCCACAGTGGCTCGCGCCGGAGCTGGCCGGTGCCCGTCGCCGGGCCGACCTGCACCGGGTCAACGTGGCCTCGGCGCTACGCCGGCTGGTTCCGCGGGCGCAGGCGGCGCGGCTGGACGAGTTGGCGCCCGAACGGTTGGCCGTGCCGAGCGGTTCGCGGATCCGGGTGGACTACACCGATCCGGGCGCACCCGCACTGGCGGTGAAGTTGCAGGAGATCTTCGGCTGGCCGGATGTGCCCCGACTGGCCGACGGTCGGGTGCCGGTGCGGTTGCAACTGCTCTCCCCGGCGGGCCGGCCGGTGGCGGTCACCAGTGACCTGACGTCGTTCTGGCAGACCGGCTATCTCCGGGTACGCAGCGAGCTGCGCGGCCGCTACCCGCGCCACCCCTGGCCGGACGATCCGCGTACGGCCAAGCCGAGCGGGCGGGTCAAGCCGCCCCGGTCCTGA